One window from the genome of Nitrospiraceae bacterium encodes:
- a CDS encoding thioredoxin family protein, with product MSGIVEDVNDDNYEGFTEASAAVVAYGIATCEPCKAYDPVLADIAQQYSNVRFGKAKMHVPGRCRAIKKRHQFETYPTTHFFSNGTLVLTKEGKLEPTELADLIRQSFSIQP from the coding sequence ATGTCCGGTATTGTTGAAGATGTGAACGATGACAATTATGAAGGCTTTACTGAGGCTTCAGCTGCGGTTGTAGCCTATGGCATTGCGACCTGCGAACCTTGTAAAGCCTATGATCCTGTTCTTGCGGACATTGCTCAACAGTATTCGAATGTGCGATTTGGAAAGGCTAAAATGCACGTTCCGGGTCGGTGCCGTGCCATTAAAAAGCGACATCAATTTGAAACCTATCCCACCACCCATTTCTTTTCCAACGGAACCCTTGTGCTTACCAAAGAGGGAAAATTAGAACCCACGGAATTGGCCGACTTGATTCGGCAGTCGTTCTCTATCCAACCCTAA
- a CDS encoding peroxiredoxin → MSTDVAPEVKVGDVAPDFTLKDQDQKDIKLSDYRGKKNVVLAFYPLDWSPVCTGENKCLTDDFPNFESVNAEIFGISCDSFFSHKAWADSLDLKHQLLADMHRTVSKAYGLYFEPLNCSKRATVIVDKNGKVAYAKVQDIKTARDDKEILEALQKLK, encoded by the coding sequence ATGTCCACAGATGTTGCCCCAGAAGTGAAGGTCGGAGATGTAGCCCCCGATTTTACATTAAAAGACCAAGATCAAAAGGATATTAAGCTCAGCGACTATCGCGGAAAGAAGAACGTGGTTCTGGCATTTTATCCTCTGGATTGGAGCCCGGTTTGTACCGGAGAAAATAAATGTTTGACCGATGATTTTCCCAATTTTGAATCAGTCAATGCCGAAATTTTTGGCATCAGCTGTGATAGCTTTTTTTCCCACAAAGCTTGGGCGGATTCCTTAGATCTTAAGCATCAATTACTTGCCGATATGCATCGGACGGTGTCTAAGGCCTATGGATTGTATTTTGAGCCGTTGAATTGTTCAAAGCGGGCTACCGTCATCGTGGATAAAAATGGAAAAGTGGCCTATGCGAAAGTTCAAGATATCAAAACCGCTCGTGACGACAAAGAAATTTTGGAAGCGTTGCAGAAGTTGAAATAA
- the dnaK gene encoding molecular chaperone DnaK: MSRIVGIDLGTTNSLIAFMDKDGPHVIPGPDGQTKVPSIVGLTDNGMIVGEPAKAHLIRDPSRTIYSVKRFMGKGLADVKDDLKYFPYQLHEKNGVIRIEMGEKTFSPPQVSAMILKELKRRAEDYLKEDISKAVVTVPAYFNDSQRQATKDAGMIAGLEILRIINEPTAASLAYGLQKKTQGLIAIYDLGGGTFDISILKLKDGIFEVLATNGDTHLGGDDFDQLLVDVMVEDIFQTQGLRVGENPDLMQTVRLEAERVKIRLSDETQAQAVIELPNSTYEKLWTRESMETLTMGLVERTLGPCRLALKDAGLSASQIDEVVLVGGNTRMPLVWRKVEELFGQKPHSELNPDEVVALGAAVQADILGGHTKDLLLLDVTPLSLGIETMGGVMSALIRRNTTIPTSAKEMFTTYVDGQTSVDIHILQGERELVKDNRSLARFQLKLPPLPAGVPRVEVNFLIDANGILQVTARDIRTGEAQSVQVKPSHGLTDDEVEGMVRDSFQFATEDIKARQIIEARNEANAIIVATEKALGRAANLIQEKEAEGIRQILRQLSEVKDGDDHRVIRAKITEVEKTTHHLAEVLMDATLKEALESKKLSDVIK, encoded by the coding sequence GTGAGTCGCATTGTTGGTATAGATTTAGGAACGACAAACTCGTTAATTGCCTTTATGGATAAGGATGGGCCTCATGTCATCCCCGGCCCGGACGGGCAAACCAAAGTCCCTTCCATCGTCGGGTTAACTGATAATGGGATGATCGTGGGAGAGCCGGCCAAAGCTCATTTAATTCGTGATCCTTCCCGCACCATTTATTCCGTGAAGCGGTTTATGGGCAAGGGGCTGGCCGACGTGAAGGACGACCTGAAGTATTTTCCTTATCAGCTGCATGAAAAAAACGGGGTCATTCGAATTGAAATGGGAGAAAAAACCTTTTCTCCCCCTCAAGTGTCCGCCATGATTCTGAAAGAATTAAAACGGCGAGCCGAGGATTATTTAAAGGAAGACATCTCCAAGGCCGTGGTGACTGTCCCGGCGTATTTCAATGATAGTCAACGGCAAGCCACCAAAGATGCGGGTATGATTGCCGGATTAGAGATCCTGCGCATCATTAATGAGCCGACAGCCGCTTCCTTAGCGTATGGCCTGCAGAAAAAAACACAAGGTCTGATCGCGATCTATGATCTGGGCGGAGGGACGTTTGATATCTCTATACTCAAGTTAAAAGATGGAATTTTTGAAGTCCTGGCGACGAATGGAGACACCCATTTAGGGGGAGATGATTTCGATCAACTGCTCGTCGATGTGATGGTAGAGGATATTTTTCAAACTCAAGGCCTTAGGGTCGGGGAGAATCCGGATTTAATGCAAACCGTTCGGTTAGAGGCGGAGCGTGTCAAAATCCGGTTGTCGGATGAAACCCAAGCTCAGGCGGTGATAGAGCTTCCCAATTCGACGTATGAAAAGTTATGGACGCGGGAGAGCATGGAAACGTTAACGATGGGTTTGGTGGAAAGAACCCTTGGGCCTTGTCGGCTTGCCCTCAAAGATGCAGGCTTAAGCGCCAGTCAGATTGATGAAGTGGTCCTGGTCGGCGGGAATACCCGCATGCCATTGGTTTGGCGAAAAGTGGAAGAACTCTTCGGCCAGAAGCCGCACTCTGAACTGAACCCTGACGAAGTTGTCGCGTTAGGGGCGGCAGTTCAAGCTGATATTTTAGGCGGGCATACCAAAGACCTGTTGTTACTGGACGTGACTCCCTTGTCATTGGGAATCGAAACGATGGGCGGGGTCATGAGTGCGCTGATCCGTCGAAATACCACGATTCCAACCAGTGCAAAGGAAATGTTTACGACCTATGTCGATGGGCAGACCTCGGTGGATATTCATATCCTCCAGGGAGAACGGGAATTGGTTAAAGACAATCGAAGTTTGGCCCGCTTCCAATTAAAGCTTCCACCCTTGCCGGCAGGAGTCCCTCGCGTGGAAGTCAATTTTCTCATTGATGCCAATGGGATCCTACAGGTGACGGCTAGAGATATCCGGACGGGGGAGGCGCAATCGGTTCAGGTGAAGCCTTCTCATGGACTGACCGACGATGAGGTGGAAGGGATGGTTCGTGATTCGTTCCAATTTGCCACCGAAGATATCAAAGCCCGTCAGATTATAGAAGCACGGAATGAAGCCAATGCGATCATCGTGGCGACCGAGAAAGCTCTGGGGCGCGCCGCGAATTTAATTCAAGAAAAGGAAGCGGAAGGCATTCGTCAGATTTTACGGCAGCTTAGTGAAGTGAAAGACGGGGACGATCATCGTGTCATACGTGCGAAAATTACTGAGGTTGAAAAGACGACGCACCATTTGGCCGAAGTGTTGATGGATGCCACGTTGAAAGAAGCTCTTGAAAGTAAGAAATTATCTGACGTCATTAAATAA
- a CDS encoding PBP1A family penicillin-binding protein, which yields MSKFQTFFSTLRGWSWLRITMITTFLALCVGVGGLAGILWIATRDLPTFDSFQDYHPSLVSRVYADNGELIGQFFIERRLYTPIDKIPKAFTQAVIATEDTRFFDHPGLDIVGIGRAAWTNLKKGGRFQGASTITQQLARALFLSPERTYQRKIKELILAVKMEWVLTKEQILEMYLNQIYFGHGAYGVAAAALTYFDKNVSDLSLPESAFLAGLPKAPNTYSPYRNPDLAKSRKELVLGRMVEAGYITNEEAQAAMATTLAYRHQSIEPIAAYFLEEVRQHLVDRYGETLVYKGGLRIYTTLNIAMQKIAEEAVRTGLRQLDKRQGWRGPIEHIDFSKDFTPPDTFPELQSPKAALVHGLYRALVTNVTKQSAQILIGNTYKGSILFEDMRWAQRRLEKSGDVGTAVVRDKASPLQLLKVGDIIEVAPKNGTVESGEFVLEQTPIVEGALIAMDPRTGAVQSMVGGYDFTRSQFNRAVIARRQPGSAFKPLIYASALQQGLTPATLILDAPVVYEDEDLDRVWKPENYEKRFFGTITLREALRHSRNAATVRLLEQIGVPEVVNIASNLGIRSPLSQDLSLALGSSSVTLQEITSAYGVFANQGLWLEPYLITHAKNLNGEILEQHQFEPRQAMTKENAYLITNMLMDVIQSGTGRLAKSIGRPLAGKTGTTNSYNDAWFVGYAPNLATGVWVGFDGVRTLGRLESGAHAALPIWTKFVDQALLHSPVMTFPIPNDIQFAQIDTTTGDLPSKTSRNISTEVFRKGTEPGKAAPQKANPMDFFEFDRLNSDSSNQLSPF from the coding sequence ATGAGTAAATTTCAGACGTTTTTTTCCACGCTACGCGGCTGGTCCTGGCTTCGAATAACGATGATCACCACGTTTCTTGCCTTGTGTGTCGGGGTAGGAGGTCTTGCGGGAATTCTCTGGATTGCAACCCGTGACCTTCCCACATTCGATTCCTTTCAGGACTACCATCCGAGTTTAGTATCGAGAGTCTATGCAGATAACGGTGAACTCATTGGGCAATTTTTCATTGAACGTCGTCTGTATACCCCCATCGACAAAATTCCCAAAGCCTTCACACAAGCGGTCATTGCAACAGAAGATACCCGTTTTTTTGATCATCCTGGGCTGGACATTGTCGGCATCGGCCGGGCCGCCTGGACCAATCTCAAAAAAGGTGGTCGGTTTCAAGGCGCGAGCACCATTACCCAACAGTTAGCCAGAGCCCTTTTTCTTTCTCCCGAACGGACGTATCAGCGAAAAATCAAAGAGCTCATTCTCGCAGTAAAAATGGAATGGGTATTGACCAAAGAGCAAATTCTTGAAATGTACTTAAACCAGATTTATTTCGGTCACGGCGCTTATGGAGTGGCCGCCGCCGCCTTAACCTATTTTGATAAAAACGTCTCGGATTTAAGTCTTCCTGAATCGGCATTTTTGGCTGGTCTTCCTAAAGCTCCAAACACCTATTCTCCCTATCGAAACCCGGATCTGGCTAAATCGCGCAAAGAATTGGTCTTAGGGCGTATGGTAGAAGCCGGATATATCACCAACGAGGAGGCGCAGGCCGCCATGGCCACAACCCTAGCCTACCGCCACCAATCCATAGAACCGATTGCGGCCTATTTCCTGGAAGAGGTTCGTCAGCACTTGGTGGATCGGTACGGAGAAACCCTCGTGTATAAGGGTGGACTGCGAATCTACACCACCCTAAACATTGCCATGCAGAAAATCGCGGAAGAAGCGGTTCGTACAGGACTCCGCCAATTAGATAAACGTCAAGGCTGGCGAGGACCGATTGAACATATTGACTTTTCCAAAGATTTCACGCCTCCCGATACTTTTCCGGAGCTACAGAGTCCGAAGGCAGCTCTTGTCCATGGCCTGTACCGAGCGCTTGTGACCAACGTGACCAAACAATCTGCTCAAATCCTGATTGGAAATACCTATAAGGGTTCTATTCTTTTCGAGGATATGCGATGGGCCCAGCGGCGATTGGAGAAAAGCGGAGATGTGGGAACAGCGGTCGTCCGCGATAAAGCTTCTCCCCTCCAACTCCTAAAGGTCGGAGACATTATTGAGGTCGCCCCGAAAAATGGCACTGTCGAGTCGGGCGAATTTGTCTTAGAGCAAACTCCGATCGTGGAGGGCGCCCTCATCGCCATGGATCCGAGGACAGGCGCCGTGCAATCAATGGTGGGAGGGTATGACTTTACTCGAAGTCAGTTCAATCGTGCAGTGATTGCCCGTCGACAACCCGGTTCCGCCTTCAAGCCACTCATTTATGCCTCGGCGCTTCAACAAGGCCTGACACCGGCAACCCTGATTCTCGATGCCCCCGTCGTCTATGAAGACGAGGATTTAGACCGGGTATGGAAGCCGGAAAATTATGAAAAACGCTTTTTTGGAACCATTACGCTTCGTGAGGCCCTCCGCCATTCCCGCAACGCCGCGACCGTCAGGTTGCTTGAACAAATCGGAGTTCCCGAGGTCGTCAATATTGCCAGTAATCTGGGAATTCGAAGTCCGCTCAGCCAGGACCTCTCTTTAGCCTTGGGATCCTCCAGCGTAACCCTCCAAGAAATCACTTCCGCGTATGGCGTGTTTGCGAATCAGGGTTTGTGGCTTGAGCCTTACCTGATTACACATGCCAAGAACCTCAACGGGGAAATCCTGGAACAACACCAGTTCGAACCGAGACAGGCCATGACCAAGGAAAACGCCTACTTGATCACCAACATGCTCATGGATGTCATTCAAAGCGGAACCGGAAGACTCGCCAAATCTATTGGCCGTCCATTGGCAGGTAAGACTGGAACCACAAATAGTTACAACGATGCGTGGTTTGTCGGATATGCCCCGAATTTGGCGACAGGAGTATGGGTGGGATTTGATGGGGTTCGAACACTCGGCAGATTGGAATCCGGAGCACATGCGGCCCTGCCAATATGGACCAAGTTTGTTGATCAAGCGCTGCTACACTCGCCGGTTATGACCTTTCCTATTCCTAATGACATTCAATTCGCCCAGATCGACACCACGACGGGTGACCTGCCGTCCAAGACCAGTCGAAACATCAGTACGGAAGTTTTTCGTAAAGGAACGGAACCAGGAAAAGCGGCTCCTCAAAAGGCGAACCCTATGGATTTTTTTGAGTTCGACCGGTTGAACTCGGATTCATCCAACCAGCTTTCCCCGTTTTGA
- a CDS encoding Rrf2 family transcriptional regulator — MLKLSKKADYALMALQYMAMVRSGETSPFNPNRVVNTKEIAEEHHIPLELLAKVLQTLAKYDMVESQNGPKGGYLLAREPREISIAQVLEAIEGPLGIADCYHEKDEHASCEQIEHCNIRTPLLRVQESIFHLLSSMSIEDMMAEPPLIIVESRKTKGVQL, encoded by the coding sequence ATGCTGAAGCTTTCGAAAAAAGCAGATTATGCCCTGATGGCTCTCCAATACATGGCCATGGTTCGATCAGGAGAAACCAGTCCTTTTAATCCGAATAGGGTCGTCAACACCAAGGAAATCGCTGAGGAACATCATATTCCCCTGGAGTTGTTAGCCAAAGTGCTTCAAACCTTGGCTAAATATGACATGGTTGAAAGTCAAAACGGACCAAAGGGAGGCTACCTCCTGGCACGTGAGCCACGGGAAATTTCCATTGCGCAAGTTCTGGAAGCTATTGAAGGACCACTGGGGATCGCCGATTGTTACCATGAAAAAGATGAACATGCCTCTTGTGAACAAATTGAACATTGTAATATCCGGACGCCTCTGTTGCGCGTCCAAGAAAGTATTTTTCATTTGCTCAGTAGCATGTCTATTGAAGATATGATGGCCGAGCCCCCCTTAATCATTGTGGAATCTCGTAAAACAAAAGGAGTTCAATTATGA
- a CDS encoding 6-carboxytetrahydropterin synthase, with protein MPKATLTKRLEFCSSHRYHNPEWDDATNREVFGLCNNVNTHGHNYLLEVTLQGDIDPVTGMIINLYDLKIILNQVLEQFDHKNLNLDTPYFSKKIPTTENLAVTLWHILEKHPDLPNPDTLRLYEDETLYAEVNTSFMDGALQPANGSSAIIARHYAFSALNQSRAGHTQGHAYDLWIATKGQISSDTGQVMNLQTLDQIVRSQILARFDQRNISQDQAFANTPVTDSAIAKIIWETLQPHFHTPPLYRVSVSQQPGAVAVHTI; from the coding sequence ATGCCTAAAGCAACCCTCACCAAACGTCTAGAGTTTTGCTCCTCTCACCGCTACCACAATCCTGAATGGGATGACGCCACAAATCGTGAAGTTTTTGGTCTTTGTAATAATGTCAATACCCATGGCCATAACTATTTATTGGAAGTCACCCTGCAGGGGGATATCGACCCAGTCACAGGGATGATCATCAATTTATATGACTTAAAAATCATTTTAAATCAGGTCCTGGAACAATTTGATCATAAAAACTTAAATCTTGATACCCCGTATTTTTCCAAGAAAATTCCCACGACCGAAAATCTCGCAGTCACCCTTTGGCACATTTTGGAAAAACATCCAGACCTCCCTAATCCGGATACACTTCGTCTTTATGAGGACGAAACCCTTTATGCCGAGGTGAATACGAGTTTCATGGATGGTGCCCTCCAACCTGCTAACGGATCATCGGCCATCATCGCTCGGCACTATGCGTTTTCGGCCCTGAATCAATCCAGGGCGGGTCATACCCAAGGGCATGCTTATGATCTGTGGATTGCCACTAAGGGCCAAATTTCCAGCGACACCGGGCAGGTTATGAATTTACAGACTCTGGATCAAATCGTCAGATCCCAGATTCTGGCACGATTTGACCAGCGAAATATAAGCCAGGATCAGGCCTTTGCCAACACTCCCGTTACAGACTCCGCAATTGCCAAAATCATCTGGGAAACACTCCAGCCCCACTTCCACACCCCTCCCCTATATCGAGTCTCCGTGAGCCAACAACCAGGTGCCGTGGCTGTCCATACTATATAG
- the erpA gene encoding iron-sulfur cluster insertion protein ErpA, whose translation MVTITPIAEQKIKELIKEEENSVGLRIYVKGGGCSGYQYGMSFEDKTSDDDTIIEKGDVKVIVDSQSAPMLSGAEVDYVDSLQGSGFAIKNPQAKSTCGCGSSFST comes from the coding sequence ATGGTAACAATTACCCCGATCGCAGAGCAGAAAATTAAGGAACTGATTAAGGAAGAAGAAAATTCTGTCGGTTTACGCATTTACGTCAAAGGCGGCGGATGCAGCGGCTATCAATATGGAATGTCTTTTGAAGATAAAACCAGCGATGATGACACAATCATCGAAAAAGGCGACGTGAAGGTCATTGTGGATTCCCAAAGCGCCCCGATGCTCAGCGGCGCGGAAGTGGATTACGTTGATAGCCTGCAAGGGTCGGGATTTGCCATCAAGAATCCTCAAGCGAAGTCCACCTGTGGATGTGGAAGCTCATTCTCGACCTAA
- the hscB gene encoding Fe-S protein assembly co-chaperone HscB, whose translation MEHQHSTATKARELPMARSMCWHCQSEVTGEYLCGQCVKVQPLSKDLDYFACFQLPRLLNIDEQQLEQTFYELSRTFHPDFYSTKDESEKAISLGNSAFLNAGYRTLKDPIQRAEYLIRLEAGAVKDIRSNPPADLFEEVLELQEDLETFRQLAPQGASPELEALRKKLQDERERLEKRQAEMEESLQGQFKQWDQLQARTPLPGEAREEKNSILRAMQEILSNRTYVRNMVNDLLETTG comes from the coding sequence ATGGAACATCAACATTCAACCGCGACAAAGGCCCGGGAACTTCCCATGGCCCGCAGTATGTGCTGGCACTGCCAGTCTGAAGTCACGGGAGAGTACCTCTGTGGGCAATGCGTCAAGGTTCAGCCGCTTTCAAAGGACTTGGATTATTTTGCCTGCTTTCAACTCCCTCGTCTGTTGAACATTGACGAACAACAATTGGAACAGACATTTTATGAATTAAGTCGTACTTTCCATCCGGATTTTTATTCCACCAAAGATGAATCGGAAAAAGCCATTAGTTTAGGCAATTCCGCATTTCTGAATGCCGGCTATCGCACACTCAAGGATCCCATTCAGCGGGCGGAATATTTGATCCGGTTGGAGGCTGGAGCGGTGAAAGATATTCGATCGAATCCCCCGGCGGATTTGTTTGAAGAAGTTCTTGAGCTGCAAGAGGATTTGGAAACATTCCGACAACTGGCTCCCCAAGGCGCGTCACCTGAGCTTGAGGCCCTTCGGAAAAAGTTGCAGGACGAACGAGAGCGTTTGGAGAAACGCCAGGCTGAAATGGAAGAGTCCCTGCAGGGTCAGTTCAAACAATGGGATCAGTTGCAAGCACGCACTCCTCTTCCAGGGGAGGCGCGTGAAGAAAAAAATTCTATTTTGCGCGCTATGCAGGAAATCCTTTCTAATCGAACATACGTGCGGAATATGGTCAACGATTTGCTCGAAACCACGGGCTAA
- a CDS encoding IscS subfamily cysteine desulfurase, with product MKLPIYLDNHSTTPCDPRVLEMMLPFFTEKFGNAASRNHSFGWEAEEAVEVARNQIAHLIHADAKEIIFTSGATESDNLALQGVVEMYREKGNHIITSSTEHRAVIDTAKYLEKKGIKVTFLPVDKAGMVSPDDVRNAITDQTILISIMMANNEIGTINPVAAIGKVAKEKGVLFHCDATQGVGKIPVNVQEMGIDLMSFTAHKIYGPKGVGALYVRRKAPRVRLEAMMYGGGHERGMRSGTLAVPLIVGFGKACELCEQEMSTESVRMAKMRDRLQEGIMKGMDEVYLNGHPTERLPNNLNISFAYVEGEALLMGVKEIALSSGSACTSATLEPSYVLRALGVGSDLAHSSIRFGLGRFNTDEEVEYTIDRMIKAVTHLREMSPLYEMAKEGVDLKSVQWAAH from the coding sequence ATGAAGTTGCCTATATATTTGGATAATCATTCAACGACCCCCTGCGATCCTCGGGTGCTTGAAATGATGCTCCCCTTCTTCACTGAGAAATTCGGGAATGCGGCCAGCCGGAATCATAGTTTCGGATGGGAAGCCGAAGAGGCGGTGGAAGTGGCCAGAAACCAGATTGCGCATTTAATCCACGCCGATGCCAAAGAAATTATTTTTACCAGTGGGGCAACGGAATCGGATAATCTCGCCTTGCAGGGCGTGGTCGAAATGTACCGGGAAAAGGGAAATCATATCATTACCAGTTCGACGGAACACCGGGCGGTGATTGATACGGCGAAATATCTGGAAAAGAAGGGTATCAAAGTCACTTTCCTTCCTGTTGATAAAGCCGGCATGGTGAGCCCTGATGATGTACGCAATGCCATTACCGACCAGACGATTTTAATTTCGATTATGATGGCCAACAATGAGATCGGTACCATCAATCCAGTGGCGGCCATCGGAAAAGTCGCAAAAGAAAAAGGTGTCCTCTTCCACTGTGACGCGACGCAAGGGGTGGGGAAAATTCCTGTGAATGTTCAGGAAATGGGAATTGATCTGATGTCCTTTACCGCCCATAAGATTTATGGTCCCAAAGGCGTGGGGGCCTTATATGTCCGACGTAAGGCACCGAGAGTGAGGTTGGAGGCGATGATGTATGGTGGAGGTCATGAGCGGGGGATGCGATCGGGGACCTTGGCGGTGCCGCTCATTGTCGGATTCGGGAAAGCCTGCGAACTATGCGAGCAGGAGATGTCAACAGAGTCTGTTCGTATGGCCAAGATGCGCGATCGCCTTCAAGAAGGCATTATGAAGGGTATGGATGAGGTCTATTTAAACGGGCATCCGACGGAGCGGTTGCCGAACAATCTCAATATTAGTTTTGCGTACGTCGAAGGAGAGGCGTTGCTCATGGGGGTCAAAGAAATTGCGCTGTCGTCGGGTTCGGCTTGTACGTCGGCCACACTTGAGCCCTCCTATGTGTTGCGTGCCTTGGGAGTTGGATCGGATTTGGCCCATTCCTCGATCCGCTTCGGGCTCGGTCGATTTAATACCGATGAGGAGGTGGAATACACCATTGACCGAATGATCAAGGCTGTGACGCATCTACGCGAAATGTCCCCGCTCTATGAGATGGCCAAGGAAGGGGTCGATTTGAAAAGCGTTCAATGGGCAGCCCATTAA
- a CDS encoding iron-sulfur cluster assembly accessory protein, with amino-acid sequence MDTKTTESNSTVVMTDEALKEVKRLLDLQGITEGGLRLGVKGGGCSGLSYTVNFDDKIGEFDTVTEVDGVKVIVDAKSAIYLQGMTLDYQKDMVSGAFKFINPNATKTCGCGESFSA; translated from the coding sequence ATGGATACAAAAACCACGGAAAGCAATTCAACGGTTGTCATGACCGATGAGGCGTTGAAAGAGGTCAAGCGGTTATTGGACCTTCAGGGAATTACTGAAGGTGGTCTTCGATTGGGAGTTAAGGGTGGCGGCTGTTCGGGGTTGAGCTATACCGTCAACTTCGATGACAAGATCGGGGAGTTTGATACCGTTACCGAAGTAGATGGTGTCAAAGTGATCGTGGATGCCAAAAGCGCCATTTATCTCCAGGGGATGACCCTGGATTATCAAAAGGACATGGTGAGTGGTGCTTTCAAATTTATTAATCCCAATGCCACGAAGACATGTGGGTGCGGAGAGTCGTTTTCAGCATAA
- a CDS encoding DUF3501 family protein: MKLLTPQDLLPAAQYEEERSAIRQKIIALKKRRRISVGEFVTLVFENRETLLFQIQEMIRIERIFDPGKIQEECDVYNALLPDRNELSATLFIEITDSENIQPLLDSFKNIDEANTVGLKIGDTTVFANFEAGHSKEDKISAVHFVRFSTTPTFRDLLTHEEIPAFLTILHPHYRTEAPVSQELRQEWLKDLE; the protein is encoded by the coding sequence ATGAAACTGCTCACACCGCAAGATCTCCTCCCGGCTGCTCAATATGAGGAAGAACGCTCCGCCATTCGGCAAAAAATTATTGCCCTTAAAAAACGGCGCCGTATTTCTGTAGGAGAATTCGTGACACTCGTATTTGAAAATCGGGAAACCCTGCTATTTCAAATACAAGAAATGATTCGCATTGAGCGCATTTTTGATCCGGGGAAAATTCAGGAAGAATGCGACGTGTACAATGCCCTCCTCCCAGATCGAAATGAATTGAGCGCAACCCTGTTTATCGAAATTACCGATTCCGAAAACATTCAACCGCTGCTGGATTCCTTTAAGAATATCGACGAGGCCAATACCGTGGGACTCAAGATTGGCGATACCACAGTTTTTGCAAATTTTGAGGCCGGCCATAGCAAGGAAGATAAAATCAGTGCCGTGCATTTTGTACGATTTTCCACCACCCCAACCTTTCGAGACCTCCTGACCCATGAGGAAATCCCTGCCTTTCTGACTATCCTCCACCCTCACTATCGTACAGAAGCCCCAGTTTCTCAGGAATTGAGGCAGGAATGGCTAAAGGATCTCGAGTGA
- the iscU gene encoding Fe-S cluster assembly scaffold IscU encodes MAYSEKVIDHYNNPRNVGSFQKDADDVGTGVVGAPECGDVMKLQIKVENDTIVDAKFKTFGCGSAIASSSLATEWLKGKTLEDAQKIKNTDIVHELNLPPVKIHCSVLAEDAIKAALGDYQKKSGEKKLKSEGATTSS; translated from the coding sequence ATGGCCTATAGTGAAAAAGTCATTGATCATTACAACAATCCCCGTAATGTGGGAAGTTTTCAAAAAGATGCAGACGATGTCGGAACGGGTGTTGTCGGAGCTCCGGAATGCGGAGATGTGATGAAACTCCAAATTAAAGTCGAAAACGACACTATTGTGGATGCCAAGTTCAAGACGTTTGGGTGTGGGTCGGCCATTGCCAGCTCCAGTTTGGCAACCGAGTGGCTCAAGGGGAAAACCTTAGAGGATGCTCAAAAAATTAAGAATACGGATATTGTCCATGAATTAAATCTCCCACCTGTCAAAATCCATTGTTCAGTGTTGGCGGAAGATGCCATTAAAGCGGCCCTGGGGGATTACCAGAAAAAATCGGGAGAGAAAAAGCTTAAGTCGGAAGGAGCCACGACCTCATCCTAA
- the iscX gene encoding Fe-S cluster assembly protein IscX — protein sequence MAQEFMWGNTEDIAIRLQEEHPDLDPLTVRFTDLHAWVVALPEFKDDPKTSNEKKLEAIQMAWYEEYQDAQS from the coding sequence ATGGCTCAGGAATTCATGTGGGGAAATACGGAAGACATTGCTATTCGGCTGCAGGAGGAGCATCCCGACCTTGATCCATTAACGGTCAGGTTTACGGATTTACATGCGTGGGTGGTTGCCCTTCCTGAATTTAAGGACGATCCCAAAACGTCCAATGAAAAAAAACTGGAGGCCATTCAAATGGCCTGGTATGAAGAGTATCAGGATGCCCAGTCCTGA